In Clostridium sp. DL-VIII, the following proteins share a genomic window:
- a CDS encoding nitrite reductase, producing MFKHLSPNPKAFIGYTVSCTGKEFCNLAIVETKERVKKVVEHLDSKIKLDTPIRIHFTGCPNSCGQKHIADISLQGAIIKTEEGSEEAFTIWLGGTLNGNGTFAENLNLRVKSSDAHLVLENIILLFKENKLENEPFNEFVSRIGITKIKKNLNYN from the coding sequence GTGTTCAAACATTTATCTCCAAATCCAAAAGCTTTTATTGGATATACAGTTTCTTGTACTGGTAAGGAATTTTGCAATTTAGCTATAGTTGAGACAAAAGAAAGAGTGAAAAAAGTTGTTGAACACCTTGACTCTAAAATTAAACTTGATACTCCAATCCGTATCCATTTTACCGGATGTCCAAACTCTTGTGGACAAAAGCATATAGCTGATATAAGTCTTCAAGGTGCAATTATAAAAACTGAAGAAGGCTCTGAAGAAGCATTTACCATATGGCTTGGTGGAACACTAAATGGTAATGGTACTTTTGCTGAAAATCTAAATCTACGAGTTAAATCATCTGATGCACATCTAGTTCTTGAAAACATAATACTGCTCTTTAAAGAAAATAAGTTAGAAAATGAACCTTTTAATGAATTTGTTAGCAGAATAGGTATCACTAAAATAAAGAAAAATCTTAATTATAATTAA
- a CDS encoding flavin reductase family protein, with translation MKKINVNYEKMYYGFPVILISFYDKNGVPNVTTLSSSYTLKDMVVLGFSSKGYAINQIKEVRDFVINIPDSSLRKEVSFCGTKSGHEIQKFDAVNLTPVKSLIINAPIIEECPIAIECTLTDIIENDAYKGITNILGTIKGRLISNEYLNVDDRLNFSKFDNLLYFGDGVSKGYGYMKNEL, from the coding sequence ATGAAAAAAATAAATGTTAACTATGAAAAAATGTATTACGGATTTCCTGTAATTCTTATAAGTTTTTACGATAAAAATGGTGTTCCAAATGTAACTACCCTTTCTTCATCTTATACCCTTAAAGATATGGTAGTTCTTGGCTTTAGCAGTAAGGGATATGCTATAAATCAAATTAAAGAAGTTCGCGATTTCGTGATTAATATTCCTGACAGTTCACTTAGAAAAGAAGTTAGTTTTTGTGGTACTAAGTCTGGTCATGAAATTCAAAAGTTTGATGCTGTTAACTTAACACCAGTTAAATCTTTAATTATAAATGCACCTATAATTGAAGAATGCCCAATTGCTATAGAATGTACTTTAACTGATATTATTGAAAATGATGCTTATAAAGGTATCACTAATATTTTAGGAACTATTAAAGGCAGACTTATTTCAAATGAATATTTAAATGTCGATGATAGATTAAACTTTTCAAAATTTGATAATCTTTTATATTTTGGAGATGGAGTAAGCAAAGGCTACGGATATATGAAAAATGAACTATAA
- a CDS encoding galactose ABC transporter substrate-binding protein yields MKILRKTITLILVVLAIFTLINSTKVKTFTDSNLKDPNGKTVNTAVIFFRTDDPYTMRIAESLENIEKDNKNNIKFTFFNPQNNIAIQNEMIDSAVQGNYDLLILYLAKKEKNIVEDVILKAQEKNIPLILMNIPSEVVAQVSKLYSKAIFVTPDSKQAGIAQGEIIVDLWNNKKKIIDKNGDNILQYIMLEGPSDDHQVIDRTKYLISTINNAGIKREQLALVNGNWSRELAKNSIDNLFLKLDGSIEAIIANNDAMALGAIDALRKYGYNSGDKFKNIVVVGIDGLPEAKDLIDKGFMTGTVIQDQDVAANLLYTVGMNLANNLNPIENTSYKIIGDEIIIPYPYNTYTGKTNNS; encoded by the coding sequence ATGAAAATATTAAGAAAAACAATTACATTGATTTTAGTTGTTTTAGCTATCTTTACATTAATAAACTCTACCAAAGTTAAAACATTTACTGATTCAAATTTAAAAGATCCCAATGGGAAGACAGTTAATACTGCTGTTATATTTTTTAGAACTGATGATCCATACACTATGAGGATTGCAGAAAGCTTAGAAAATATTGAAAAAGATAATAAAAATAACATTAAATTTACCTTTTTTAATCCACAAAATAATATAGCTATACAAAATGAAATGATAGATTCTGCTGTCCAAGGTAATTATGATTTACTTATATTATATTTAGCAAAAAAAGAAAAAAACATTGTAGAAGATGTGATTCTCAAAGCCCAAGAAAAAAATATTCCGTTAATATTAATGAATATTCCTTCAGAAGTGGTAGCACAAGTTTCTAAACTTTATAGTAAAGCTATTTTTGTAACACCAGATTCCAAGCAGGCAGGGATTGCCCAAGGGGAAATTATTGTTGATTTATGGAATAATAAGAAGAAGATAATAGATAAAAATGGTGATAATATACTACAATATATCATGCTAGAAGGACCATCTGATGATCATCAAGTAATTGACAGAACTAAATATTTAATTTCAACTATTAATAATGCAGGAATAAAAAGAGAACAGCTTGCACTTGTAAACGGTAATTGGTCAAGAGAGTTAGCTAAAAATTCTATTGATAACCTGTTTCTTAAACTTGATGGAAGTATTGAGGCAATAATTGCCAACAATGATGCAATGGCATTAGGGGCTATAGATGCACTACGAAAATACGGATATAATAGTGGTGATAAATTTAAAAATATAGTAGTTGTTGGCATAGATGGGTTACCTGAAGCGAAAGATTTAATTGATAAAGGTTTTATGACTGGGACTGTTATTCAAGATCAAGATGTTGCCGCTAATCTGCTTTATACTGTTGGCATGAATTTAGCTAATAACTTAAATCCAATAGAAAATACAAGTTATAAGATTATTGGCGATGAAATTATAATTCCATATCCTTATAATACATATACAGGAAAAACAAACAATTCATAA